One Shewanella sp. MR-4 DNA window includes the following coding sequences:
- the mutL gene encoding DNA mismatch repair endonuclease MutL, which produces MKSMGIQILPPQLANQIAAGEVVERPASVVKELVENSLDAGATRIDIEIDKGGSKLIKIRDNGSGIPKDELALALSRHATSKLHSLDDLEAILSFGFRGEALASISSVSRLTLTSRTAEQTEAWQAYAEGVDMAVKVMPAAHPVGSTIEVVDLFFNTPARRRFLKSDKTEFTHIDEWLKRIALVRGDIHFTLTHNGKTVRNYRPAMNEPQYLQRLTQVAGRQFADEALRVECQHDDLRLSGYLQSPWSTVLTDTHYFYVNGRLVRDRLVNHAVRQAFAQKAEVEQPGYVLMLDIDPHQVDVNVHPAKHEVRFHQSRYVHDYILQALQSALEEAGELGFEHPFEPSSPQVRDEVSLSESGTQTQTEHHAFELQSPESKTHSTWNEASRVDTSRVEISRDSQLTERTRDIASARPYSGVQSNAYGSMAVPRESRSGPTGESRARAELPSKAAIASYGELLQTPSYSVQDKPYQPVLAMPAMLNGQYWVLAQGQNLSLLPIQSVALATRSHEIETKLATGLIGQPLLMPVSIAADTDWPALLEEHETLIRQLGLELTIRYQQLIIKKVPPYLRDSQLAKVIPEWLQSLRFEAPAPNALAVWLAEQSLTGFTSAADIWAAYSQLTEEKRQQIADKAVSLPWQSWLEEQAIE; this is translated from the coding sequence ATGAAGTCTATGGGGATCCAGATCCTTCCGCCGCAACTAGCCAACCAAATCGCCGCCGGTGAGGTGGTCGAACGGCCTGCTTCCGTGGTGAAGGAACTTGTCGAGAACAGCCTAGATGCTGGGGCGACGCGTATCGATATCGAAATCGATAAGGGCGGCAGCAAGCTGATTAAGATCCGTGACAATGGTTCGGGGATCCCAAAGGATGAGCTGGCTTTGGCCTTGTCGCGCCATGCCACCTCGAAACTGCACTCCCTTGACGACCTTGAAGCCATCCTCAGCTTTGGTTTTCGCGGCGAGGCATTGGCGAGTATCAGCTCTGTGTCCCGCTTAACCTTGACCTCGCGTACGGCCGAGCAAACGGAAGCCTGGCAGGCTTATGCCGAAGGCGTCGACATGGCGGTTAAGGTCATGCCGGCCGCGCATCCTGTTGGTTCAACTATCGAAGTTGTCGATCTGTTCTTTAATACGCCCGCCCGTAGACGTTTTCTTAAAAGCGATAAAACCGAATTTACTCATATCGATGAATGGTTAAAACGCATTGCGTTAGTGCGTGGGGATATCCACTTTACCTTGACCCACAATGGCAAAACCGTACGTAACTATCGTCCGGCGATGAATGAGCCGCAGTATTTGCAGCGATTGACTCAGGTTGCTGGACGCCAATTTGCCGATGAGGCGTTGCGGGTCGAATGCCAACACGATGACCTACGTTTAAGTGGTTATTTGCAGTCGCCTTGGTCAACGGTGTTAACCGACACCCATTATTTTTATGTGAATGGCCGCTTAGTGCGCGACCGTTTAGTCAATCATGCGGTGCGCCAAGCATTTGCCCAGAAAGCCGAGGTCGAACAGCCGGGTTATGTGTTGATGCTGGATATCGATCCTCATCAGGTGGATGTGAACGTGCATCCGGCGAAACACGAAGTGCGCTTTCATCAGAGCCGTTATGTGCATGATTATATTCTGCAGGCACTGCAATCGGCGCTCGAAGAAGCGGGTGAGCTGGGTTTTGAGCATCCTTTCGAGCCAAGTTCGCCACAGGTTAGGGATGAGGTCTCTCTCTCCGAATCTGGGACGCAGACACAAACAGAGCATCATGCCTTCGAGCTGCAATCGCCTGAATCTAAAACGCATTCAACTTGGAATGAAGCTTCACGTGTTGATACTTCTCGCGTCGAGATATCACGGGATTCTCAGCTTACTGAGCGTACTCGGGACATTGCTAGCGCGCGTCCGTATTCTGGCGTGCAAAGCAATGCCTACGGCAGTATGGCGGTTCCGCGGGAGTCACGCAGTGGTCCGACAGGGGAAAGTCGTGCCCGAGCCGAGCTTCCTTCTAAGGCGGCAATCGCCAGTTACGGCGAATTATTGCAAACGCCATCCTATAGCGTGCAGGACAAGCCGTATCAACCCGTGCTTGCAATGCCCGCCATGCTCAATGGTCAATATTGGGTATTAGCGCAAGGGCAAAACCTGAGTCTGTTGCCGATTCAATCTGTGGCGTTAGCGACTCGTAGCCATGAGATAGAAACAAAGCTGGCAACCGGCTTGATAGGTCAGCCATTATTGATGCCAGTGTCGATTGCCGCCGATACGGATTGGCCAGCATTACTCGAAGAACATGAAACACTTATCCGGCAATTAGGATTAGAACTAACAATTCGCTATCAGCAGTTGATAATCAAAAAAGTGCCCCCATATCTCAGGGATAGCCAGTTAGCGAAGGTGATCCCCGAGTGGTTGCAATCGCTACGTTTTGAAGCGCCAGCACCTAATGCATTGGCTGTGTGGCTGGCAGAGCAGAGTTTAACTGGATTTACCTCGGCTGCGGATATTTGGGCGGCCTATAGTCAGTTAACTGAAGAGAAAAGACAGCAAATTGCCGATAAAGCAGTATCCTTACCTTGGCAATCGTGGCTAGAAGAGCAAGCAATTGAATAA
- the hflX gene encoding ribosome rescue GTPase HflX: MFDRYEAGETAVLVHIDFSDEERREDLVELQLLVESAGARSVGVITGSRRSPDRKFFIGSGKAEELAALVAATEANVVIFNHALSPAQERNLEQVCQCRVLDRTTLILDIFAQRARTHEGKLQVELAQLRHMSTRLVRGWTHLERQKGGIGLRGPGETQLETDRRLLRGRIKNINKRLERVDKQREQSRRARKRSDMPTVSLVGYTNAGKSTLFNALTSSDVYAADQLFATLDPTLRKLDLPDGAVILADTVGFIRHLPHDLVAAFKATLQETRQADLLLHIVDCADENMADNFEQVQNVLEDIDAAGVMQLVVCNKIDLLEDVTPRIEYDEHSKPVRVWVSAQKRLGFDLLLKAITELIGEVIHELTLKIPATAGHYLGQFYRLDAIQQKEYDDLGNCILSVRLSDADWRRLAKQSQGELETFIFDPSIEKAVC; the protein is encoded by the coding sequence TTGTTTGATCGTTATGAGGCGGGAGAAACAGCGGTTCTTGTCCATATCGACTTTTCCGATGAGGAACGCCGAGAAGACTTAGTCGAGTTACAGCTATTAGTCGAGTCAGCTGGAGCACGCTCAGTCGGGGTCATTACTGGAAGTCGACGCTCACCAGACCGTAAGTTTTTTATTGGTTCTGGTAAAGCCGAGGAGTTAGCTGCATTAGTGGCTGCAACTGAGGCTAATGTGGTTATTTTCAATCACGCCTTGAGTCCTGCTCAAGAGCGAAACCTTGAACAGGTGTGTCAGTGCCGAGTATTGGACCGAACCACGCTGATCTTGGATATTTTTGCTCAACGTGCTCGGACCCATGAAGGTAAGTTACAGGTGGAGCTAGCGCAATTGCGCCACATGTCGACGCGTCTTGTGCGTGGTTGGACTCACCTTGAGCGCCAAAAAGGCGGTATCGGTTTACGTGGCCCGGGAGAAACCCAGCTCGAAACCGATAGACGTTTGCTCAGGGGACGCATTAAAAATATCAACAAACGCTTAGAGCGTGTTGATAAACAACGTGAGCAGAGTCGTCGCGCCCGTAAGCGTAGCGACATGCCAACAGTCTCATTAGTGGGTTATACCAACGCGGGCAAGTCAACGCTGTTTAATGCCTTAACCTCATCTGATGTTTATGCAGCCGACCAGCTATTTGCCACACTCGATCCCACATTGAGAAAGTTAGATCTACCCGATGGTGCCGTGATCTTGGCGGACACTGTAGGTTTTATTCGCCATTTACCACACGATCTAGTTGCCGCTTTTAAGGCAACATTGCAAGAAACGCGTCAAGCGGATTTGTTGCTGCATATTGTTGATTGTGCTGATGAGAACATGGCGGATAACTTCGAGCAGGTACAAAACGTGCTCGAAGATATCGATGCTGCTGGGGTGATGCAGTTGGTTGTTTGTAATAAAATCGACCTGCTTGAGGATGTCACACCGCGCATCGAATATGATGAACACAGTAAGCCCGTACGTGTCTGGGTTTCGGCACAAAAGCGTTTGGGATTTGATCTACTCTTGAAGGCGATCACCGAATTAATCGGTGAAGTGATTCATGAGCTTACACTTAAGATTCCAGCAACTGCTGGACATTATCTTGGCCAGTTTTATCGACTGGATGCGATACAGCAGAAAGAGTACGACGATCTGGGGAACTGTATTTTGTCTGTTCGTTTATCGGATGCCGATTGGCGCCGATTAGCTAAACAGAGTCAGGGTGAGTTAGAAACCTTTATCTTCGATCCGTCGATAGAAAAGGCTGTTTGTTAA
- the hfq gene encoding RNA chaperone Hfq: MAKGQSLQDPFLNALRRERVPVSIYLVNGIKLQGQVESFDQFVILLKNTVSQMVYKHAISTVVPARPFNVAGHQNAQGGYGAQDDMPSGE, from the coding sequence ATGGCTAAGGGGCAATCTTTACAAGACCCATTTTTGAACGCACTACGCCGCGAGCGCGTTCCTGTATCAATTTACTTGGTAAACGGCATTAAACTCCAAGGACAGGTAGAGTCGTTTGATCAGTTTGTCATTCTGTTGAAAAACACAGTGAGCCAAATGGTTTACAAACACGCTATTTCTACCGTAGTACCTGCTCGTCCATTTAACGTTGCTGGCCATCAAAATGCCCAGGGCGGTTATGGTGCGCAAGACGATATGCCAAGTGGCGAATAA
- a CDS encoding N-acetylmuramoyl-L-alanine amidase: MTKNKHYFQTITLFLCAFFAVAAHAANQLEGVRIWAAPESTRVVFDLSEAPNYTYFSLDGPNRLVVDLKKASTKLSLKNIDNNSKLVKGVRVSKSPTKGDLRLVIDLVKPLNANLFSLPVTAPYGNRLVVDLEDKTLTTATAVVSSTPVKTVTQSAQSSRDIVVAIDAGHGGDDPGSIGPSGVYEKKVALEIAKRVASKINDTPGMRAVMIRTGDYFVNLNKRSELARNSKADLLISIHADAFTSPQPKGASVWVLSMRRANSEIGRWLEQKEKHSELLGGAGEIIQNTDNEQYLAMTLLDMSMNSSMAIGHSVAGDILKDLGSVTELHKSRPESASLAVLKSPDIPSILVETGFISNPKEERLLNSSRHQESIATAIYKGVSRYFHNNPPADTLLAKRNSGSSTTRASAKSSSNIKHKVSRGESLSAIAQRYQVPMASIKRANGMKTDVVQLGQTLVIPES, encoded by the coding sequence CCCCGAGTCGACCCGTGTGGTGTTCGATTTGAGCGAAGCGCCTAATTACACTTATTTTTCCCTCGATGGGCCCAATCGTTTGGTGGTCGACCTTAAAAAGGCTTCGACAAAACTGAGCCTGAAAAATATCGATAACAACAGTAAATTGGTTAAAGGGGTTCGCGTCAGCAAATCACCCACTAAAGGTGATTTACGTTTGGTGATCGATCTGGTTAAGCCATTAAATGCTAACCTGTTTTCTCTACCAGTGACGGCGCCCTATGGTAATCGTCTGGTGGTCGATCTCGAGGATAAAACCTTAACCACGGCGACAGCTGTGGTGAGTTCAACTCCCGTTAAAACGGTTACTCAATCGGCGCAATCGTCCCGTGATATTGTGGTGGCCATTGATGCGGGTCATGGTGGTGATGATCCTGGTTCTATTGGGCCTTCAGGTGTTTACGAGAAAAAAGTCGCACTGGAAATAGCAAAAAGAGTGGCCAGTAAGATCAACGACACGCCGGGTATGCGCGCCGTGATGATCCGTACCGGCGATTACTTTGTGAATTTGAACAAGCGCTCCGAGCTAGCCCGGAACAGTAAGGCCGATTTACTGATTTCTATCCACGCCGATGCCTTTACCTCGCCTCAGCCAAAGGGGGCGTCTGTGTGGGTATTGTCGATGCGCCGCGCGAACAGTGAAATTGGTCGTTGGTTAGAGCAAAAAGAGAAACACTCAGAACTCTTAGGTGGTGCAGGGGAAATTATCCAAAATACCGATAATGAACAGTACCTTGCAATGACTTTGCTCGACATGTCCATGAACAGTTCGATGGCCATAGGTCACTCTGTTGCTGGGGATATTCTCAAGGATCTCGGCTCGGTGACCGAGCTGCATAAGAGTCGCCCTGAGTCTGCGAGCCTTGCGGTATTAAAATCCCCCGATATTCCCTCCATTCTGGTGGAGACAGGATTTATCTCGAATCCGAAGGAAGAGCGGTTACTCAATAGCAGTCGCCATCAGGAAAGCATTGCCACAGCTATCTACAAGGGCGTGAGCCGTTATTTCCACAATAATCCGCCGGCAGATACCCTGTTAGCGAAGCGTAATAGTGGTAGTTCGACGACTAGAGCGAGCGCTAAATCCTCGAGCAATATTAAGCACAAGGTGAGCCGCGGTGAGTCACTTTCGGCAATAGCTCAACGTTATCAAGTGCCTATGGCCAGCATTAAGCGCGCCAATGGCATGAAGACGGATGTGGTGCAACTCGGACAAACACTCGTCATTCCTGAGAGTTAA
- the miaA gene encoding tRNA (adenosine(37)-N6)-dimethylallyltransferase MiaA, with amino-acid sequence MNKELQPKVVFLMGPTASGKTALALELAEKHNCEIISVDSALIYRGMDIGSAKPSAEELARGPHRLIDIRDPAESYSAADFRADALREIEQIISMGKTPVLVGGTMMYFKALLEGLSPLPSADEAIRADIQAEADANGWEALHEQLREIDPVSAERIHPNDPQRLSRAIEVYRISGKSLTELTQTKSAPLPYDVVQFAIAPRERKVLHELIGQRFRIMLEQGFIDEVAQLKARGDLHLDLPSMRCVGYRQCWQYLDGEFDYDTMVEKAVAATRQLAKRQLTWLRSWPELNWLESGAEGNLVTLMRQCR; translated from the coding sequence TTGAATAAAGAATTACAGCCAAAAGTGGTTTTTTTGATGGGACCAACGGCGTCCGGAAAAACCGCTTTAGCACTCGAATTAGCCGAAAAGCATAATTGCGAGATTATCTCGGTTGATTCAGCATTGATCTATCGTGGCATGGACATTGGCAGTGCTAAGCCTTCTGCCGAGGAATTAGCACGAGGTCCGCATCGACTGATCGACATCCGCGATCCGGCAGAGAGCTACTCCGCCGCCGATTTTAGAGCCGATGCGCTGCGCGAGATTGAACAGATTATTAGCATGGGAAAGACCCCCGTATTAGTGGGCGGCACCATGATGTACTTTAAGGCGTTATTAGAAGGATTATCGCCGTTACCGAGTGCCGATGAGGCGATTCGGGCCGATATTCAAGCCGAAGCGGACGCAAACGGATGGGAAGCACTGCACGAGCAATTAAGGGAGATAGATCCCGTATCAGCAGAAAGAATTCATCCTAATGATCCACAAAGGCTTTCAAGAGCGATAGAAGTCTATAGAATAAGCGGTAAGAGCCTGACCGAGTTAACTCAGACCAAGTCGGCTCCTTTACCCTACGATGTGGTGCAATTTGCCATTGCGCCCCGTGAGCGCAAAGTGCTGCATGAGTTAATCGGGCAGCGTTTTCGGATAATGTTAGAGCAAGGTTTTATTGATGAAGTCGCCCAGCTAAAAGCGAGAGGTGACCTACATTTAGATTTGCCCTCAATGCGTTGCGTGGGATATCGACAATGTTGGCAGTATCTCGATGGTGAATTTGACTATGATACTATGGTCGAAAAAGCCGTTGCCGCTACTAGGCAATTAGCTAAGCGTCAATTAACATGGTTGCGTAGTTGGCCAGAGTTGAATTGGCTTGAAAGTGGTGCTGAGGGGAATTTAGTTACACTTATGCGTCAATGCCGCTAG